One window of Pectobacterium carotovorum genomic DNA carries:
- the rmf gene encoding ribosome modulation factor — translation MKRQKRDRLERAHSRGYQADIVGRPKEFCPYQSINARSYWLGGWRKAMEDRAVTA, via the coding sequence ATGAAGAGACAGAAACGCGATCGCTTGGAACGGGCTCATTCACGTGGTTATCAAGCAGATATTGTCGGTAGACCAAAGGAATTTTGTCCTTATCAATCAATTAATGCCCGGTCTTACTGGTTGGGAGGCTGGCGAAAAGCCATGGAGGACAGGGCTGTTACCGCTTAG
- the pqiC gene encoding membrane integrity-associated transporter subunit PqiC: MIKGWTLAMALVLSACSSSNIQKTYYQLPTTANTSTVQTAMTQGHPLWVEHVSVADYLVNAGLVYQTNDVQYVIASNNLWASPLDQQLQQVLVTNLGLKLPGWVVTTQPQGSEQAVLNVVVTGFHGRYDGNVIVRGEWMLTYQGKVVKRPFSVMLPQTEDGYDALVRTLAQGWQQVAQSIAQQASTLN, from the coding sequence ATGATTAAAGGATGGACGCTGGCGATGGCGCTGGTACTGAGCGCATGCAGCAGTAGCAATATCCAGAAAACGTATTATCAGCTACCGACAACCGCGAACACTAGCACGGTGCAGACCGCGATGACTCAGGGGCATCCGCTTTGGGTTGAACATGTCAGCGTGGCGGACTATCTCGTCAACGCAGGGTTGGTCTACCAGACTAACGATGTGCAATATGTCATTGCCAGTAACAATCTGTGGGCGAGCCCGTTGGATCAACAATTACAGCAGGTGCTGGTGACTAACCTGGGGCTGAAGCTGCCCGGCTGGGTCGTGACCACACAGCCGCAGGGAAGTGAGCAGGCAGTGCTGAACGTGGTGGTAACGGGTTTTCACGGTCGTTACGATGGCAATGTTATCGTGCGTGGTGAATGGATGCTGACCTATCAGGGGAAAGTGGTTAAACGCCCCTTTAGCGTGATGCTGCCACAAACAGAAGATGGTTATGACGCGCTGGTAAGAACGCTGGCGCAAGGTTGGCAGCAGGTTGCCCAGTCGATTGCTCAGCAGGCAAGTACGCTTAACTAA
- the pqiB gene encoding intermembrane transport protein PqiB, with product MAKDNHAIADVETIKRWSPVWIVPIVTVLIGAWILFYHFSHQGPQITLITSNAEGIEAGKTNIKSRNVDVGIVESVVLSDDLHRVEIKARLHDGMGKLLKQDSAFWVVKPQIGREGVSGLGTLLSGAYIELQPGASKNDKSEFTLLDAPPLASPDAKGIRVILDSEQSGQLNAGDPVLFRGYRVGSVETSEFDPKARKMRYQLFVSAPYDGLVTTNVRFWKDSGVAFDMSAQGMRVEMGSLTTLFSGGVSFDVPTGWELGDAAQTMAQYRLFDSQRSIQDSLYTEYKEYLLFFSESIRGLQAGAPVEFRGIRLGTVAEAPFFPRNMQQDLDDDYRIPVLIRIEPERFAKRIGDSFDIEQHLKQAPSQGLRASLKSANLITGALYIDLDFYPKEKVNKQLYVFDGYPILPTIDGGLSQIQQKLMAVLDKVNNLPLNPMVNEATKTLAESQAMLREMQKTLATLNKLTSSKAMQDLPEDMQKTLLELNRSMKGFQPGSPAYNKMVADMQRLDQVLRELQPVLRTLNEKSNALVFEAQGSQDPQPKRATQ from the coding sequence TTGGCGAAAGATAACCATGCCATTGCGGATGTAGAAACGATTAAACGCTGGTCGCCGGTCTGGATTGTGCCGATTGTCACGGTACTGATCGGTGCCTGGATACTGTTTTACCATTTCAGCCATCAGGGGCCGCAAATTACGCTGATTACCAGCAACGCCGAAGGTATTGAAGCGGGAAAAACCAACATCAAAAGCCGTAACGTGGACGTCGGGATCGTAGAAAGCGTGGTGCTGAGTGACGACCTCCATCGGGTGGAGATTAAAGCACGACTGCATGACGGTATGGGTAAACTGCTCAAGCAGGACTCTGCTTTCTGGGTGGTGAAGCCGCAAATTGGTCGCGAAGGGGTTTCCGGTCTGGGGACGCTCTTATCCGGTGCTTACATTGAGCTACAGCCCGGAGCCAGTAAAAATGATAAAAGCGAGTTTACCCTGCTGGATGCGCCGCCGCTGGCTTCGCCGGATGCGAAAGGCATCAGGGTGATACTAGACAGTGAGCAATCCGGGCAGTTGAATGCGGGCGATCCCGTTCTGTTCCGCGGCTATCGGGTGGGGTCGGTGGAAACCAGCGAGTTTGATCCGAAGGCGCGCAAGATGCGCTATCAGCTGTTTGTCTCCGCGCCGTATGACGGCCTGGTCACGACCAATGTTCGTTTCTGGAAAGACAGTGGCGTCGCATTCGATATGTCGGCACAGGGTATGCGTGTCGAAATGGGCTCGCTGACTACGTTATTTAGCGGTGGCGTCAGCTTTGATGTTCCCACTGGATGGGAATTGGGGGATGCCGCCCAGACAATGGCGCAGTATCGGCTCTTTGATAGCCAACGTAGCATTCAGGACTCGCTGTACACCGAATATAAAGAATATCTGCTGTTCTTCAGTGAATCGATCCGTGGTTTACAGGCGGGGGCACCGGTTGAATTCCGCGGCATTCGACTGGGAACGGTTGCTGAAGCGCCATTTTTCCCACGCAATATGCAGCAGGACCTGGATGATGACTATCGAATTCCTGTGCTGATACGCATTGAACCAGAGCGTTTTGCGAAAAGGATCGGGGACTCATTCGACATAGAACAGCACTTGAAACAAGCGCCATCACAAGGGTTACGCGCGTCACTGAAGTCGGCAAACCTGATCACTGGAGCACTTTATATCGATCTCGATTTTTATCCGAAAGAGAAGGTTAATAAACAGCTTTATGTTTTTGATGGTTATCCGATCCTGCCAACGATTGACGGTGGCCTGTCTCAGATTCAGCAGAAGCTGATGGCGGTGCTAGATAAGGTGAATAACCTGCCGCTGAACCCGATGGTCAATGAAGCGACGAAGACACTGGCGGAAAGTCAGGCAATGCTGCGTGAAATGCAAAAAACACTGGCGACGTTGAATAAGCTGACATCTAGCAAAGCAATGCAGGATCTGCCAGAAGATATGCAAAAAACCTTGCTTGAATTGAATCGCAGCATGAAAGGCTTCCAGCCCGGTTCACCGGCGTATAACAAGATGGTGGCGGATATGCAGCGTTTGGATCAGGTGTTGCGGGAGCTACAGCCCGTGTTACGTACCCTGAACGAGAAAAGCAACGCCTTGGTGTTTGAGGCGCAGGGGAGTCAGGATCCTCAGCCGAAGAGGGCAACACAATGA